Genomic segment of Methanolobus mangrovi:
TTTCCTATGGCATGATAGACTTTGGCGATAAGGAAAAGGCAGACAAGGAACTGAAAGAAGGCAGTGCTTTTGTCAAAGAGTGGAACGGAAAAGCAGATGGCAGGATAGATACCATGTATGGCCCACACGCACCTAATACATGTTCCAGAGATTTCCTTATCAGGGTTAAAGAGCAGGCTGTAAAGGATAATGTGAAGATACATATCCATGTCCTTGAAACCGAAGCAGAACTCAACTATATGAAAGAGAACTTTGGTATGTGCTCCATACACTTCCTCAAGGATATTGATTTCTGGGGACCGGATATTCTTGCTGCGCATTGTGTATGGCTTTCTGACGGCGATATCAAGATACTTGCAGAATATGGCGTCAACATTTCACACAACCCGAACAGCAACATGAAGCTGGCATCAGGAATATGCCCTGTTTCCAAACTGCTGGACAACGGAGCTAACGTCTGCATCGGAACAGATGGCTGTGCTTCCAATAACAACCTTGACATGTTCGAGGAAATGAGAATGGCAGCTCTTTTGCAAAAGGTCAGTACAATGGACCCCACAGTGCTTCCTGCACGCAAGGTGCTAGAGATGGCAACCATTAACGGTGCAAAGGCACTTGGCATTAAAAGCGGAATGCTGAAGGAAGGATACAACGCCGATATGATCATAGTTGATATGAATAAGGCACACCTGACACCCGTCTATGATGTTGCATCACATCTTGTTTACGCTGCCAGCGGCAAGGATGTGGAGACGACCATTGTGAATGGCAAGGTACTTATGGAAGAGGGTAAAGTCCTTTCACTGGATGAGCAGGAAGTAATAGACATTGCTATTCAGAGGTCAAAAGACCTTATATTGAAGATCAATAATTGATACAGACTACCATATACAGATTATCTTATTAGAATAAAATTGGAGAATTTAGATGAGCGATACTGAAATGATAGAATCCGGAAACATGAAGATTGACTGGGTTCTTAACCATATGCCTGTTCTCAATATAATCAGGGAACAGTTCGAAAAAGATAAACCACTTGCAGGTCACAGAGTTGGTATGGCCCTGCACGTAGAGGCCAAGACGGCCGCCCTGGTGGAAACATTGGCTATTGGCGGAGCAGAGGTAGCTATTGCAGGCTGCAATCCATTAAGCACACAAGATGACGTTTCTCTTGCACTTCACCAGAAGAATAACATCCAGTGCTTTGCAAAGTATGACTGCTGCACCGAGGAATACTATGAAGCCATTGACAAGGTCCTCGACTTCAAACCTGACATCACCATAGATGATGGAGCAGACCTCATTTTCAAGCTTCACACAGAACGCACTGATCTTTTACCAATGATCCTTGGTGGCTGTGAGGAAACAACAACAGGCATTCACAGGCTCAAATCCATGGAACGCGATGGTGCATTGAAAATGCCAGTCATTGCTGTAAACGATGCAATGACAAAGTTCCTATTCGACAACCGCTACGGTACCGGACAGTCAGCATGGGACGGTATAATGAGAACAACCAACCTCCTTGTAGCTGGTAAGAACGTTGTCATTGGCGGATACGGCTGGTGTGGTAAAGGTGCTGCAATGCGCGCAAGCGGACTTGGTGCAAATGTCATTGTCACCGAGATAGACCCGATAAGGGCACTTGAAGCACGTATGGATGGAAATCAGGTCATGCCAATGAGAGAGGCTGCAAAGATAGGAGACATATTCCTCACAACCACAGGTAACAAGGATATACTGAAAAGAGAAGACTTTGAGGTTATCAAAGACGGAGCAATACTTGCAAATGCAGGCCACTTCAACGTAGAGATCAACCTTGAAGACCTGAAATCCATGGCAAGCTCTGTAAAGACAGTCAGGAACAACATCAAAGAATACACCCTCAAAGACAGGCGTGTCTTTGTACTTGCAGACGGAAGGCTTGTGAACCTTGCCGCTGGTGACGGACATCCTGCAGAGGTAATGGATATGAGCTTTGCAAACCAGGCACTATGTGTAAGGTATATTGCAGAGAACAAGCTGGCAAACGGAGTTCATCCGGTACCCCTTGAATTGGATATAGGAGTTGCAGAGATGAAACTCAAATCCATGGGCATCAGCATTGATAAATTGTCAGAGGAACAAACAGCATATATGGATGGCTGGGAATGCGGGACGTAAGTCCCTTCTTTTTTTAAAATAAATAGTTTATCAGTTGCTACACCGAAAATACATTTTTTAAGCGGAGGTTACAGCCCCGTTGAGGGAGAAATCAGTAGGAACTGCACTGCACTTTGTAAAAAGTGAGAATAATAGCATATAAACCTTCTGTTTTTGATTTTAATTACAAATACATCCATAAAAAACATATAAGTAATATTAGTTCATTTTAGAGTATTGTAGTTCGAACGCGTGGAACAACACGAAAGCATTATATACCATAAGTGCTTTTATCCCCCGCTACACCGAAGTCGATGAACGTGAAGCAGCCTCAGCAAATCCACCCAACAAAGTGGGCTCGTAGCTCAGTCAGGCAGAGCGTCTGGCTTTTAACCAGACGGCCTAGGGTTCAAATCCCTACGAGCCCGCCACACTTTGCACAAGAGTGTTCACGTTCACATTTTTGAGGGAGGAGTAATATATTGAGAAAATTTAGCCTGCTTGACCACCAGTTAATCCCGAAACATGAGATTTTATCGGAAGATGAACTTAAATCTGTTTTAAAGCAATATGCTATTGATAAGGAGCAGCTGCCTAAAATAAAGGTTGTTGATCCGGTCATACAGGAAGTAGGGGCACAGGTTGGGGAAGTCGTTAAGATTACCCGTAACAGCCAGACTGCCGGCGAAGCATTTTACTATCGACTTGTTATCGCTTGAAGAAGCGAATCCCACATTTGTCATTTGACATGGGCTTTTTTACAATTTTACGATAATATAAATCATATAAAGAAGGTGCTATCATAGCGTTAACCAAAGGACAGATCCCACGTTCGTTTTTTACGAAAGATAAGATCGTACAGCATCACATCGATTCATATAACAAGTTTCTGGAGACAGGGTTGCAAAAGATCATCGATGAACAGCAGATAATCGAAACGGATCTTGAAGACACCTACATAAAACTGGGCGCTATCCGTGTAGAGAACCCGGTTGTGAAAGAAGCAGATGGAGCTATTGAGAATCTATACCCTAACGAAGCAAGGCTCAGGAACCTCTCCTATTCCGCACCACTCTACCTGCAGATGAGTGTTGTAGAGAATGATGAAGAAAAGGAACCACAGGAAGCGAAGATCGGCCAGCTCCCAGTAATGATCAAATCCAACATCTGCAACCTCACAAACCTCAGCGAGGAGGAGATGGTCAAATACGGCGAAGACCCACTTGACCCTGGAGGATATTTTATCGTTAACGGAACCGAGCGAGTAGTCATGACCCTGGAAGACCTCGCTCCGAACAAGATACTCACTGAGCTTGGTGAGAGATACGGAGACAGCATCGAAGTATCCAAGGTATTCTCACAAAGAAGAGGATACAGGGCACTGGTTGTTGTAGAGAGGGGCAGAAAATCACTTCTCGAAGTATCATTCCCATCAATTTCAGGACGTATCAACTTTATCACACTTATGAGGGCACTCGGTATCGAGACTGACGAAGATCTTGTTAAGGCCGTATCAACTGACCCTGAAATCATGAAATTCATGTTTGAGAACCTGGAAGAAGCAGAGGTTGATAACATTGAAGATGCCATGGAAAAGATAGGATCAAGGGTTGCTTCAGGACAGGCAAGGGATTACCAGATCAAACGTGCCAACTATGTCATTGACAGATACCTTTTGCCGCATCTTGGAAACGAGCCAACTGACAGGGCTTCAAAGGCAAGCTTCCTTGGAAGAATGGCAGAATCCTGTTTTGAGCTTGCATTGGGAAGGCGTACTTCTGATGACAAGGACCACTATTCAAACAAGAGATTGAAGCTTACTGGTGACCTTATGGAAGACCTGTTCAGGGTTGCATTCAACAGGCTCTCAAGAGACATCAAATACCAGCTTGAAAGAGCTAACATGAGGAACCGTGAGCTCAATGTTATCACACTTGTGAGGGCTGACGTGCTTACAGACAGATTACAGCACCCTCTTGCAACCGGTAACTGGGTAGGCGGCAGGACAGGTGTATCACAACTGCTTGACAGGACCGATTACATTTCAACACTTTCACACCTCAGGCGTG
This window contains:
- a CDS encoding amidohydrolase family protein; translated protein: MADMIIKNAYILTMDPSVGDIENGVVVIENGMIKEIGTSTQCSAEKVIDAKGSVLMPGLINTHCHAGMTIFRGYADDMQLQDWLENHIWPAEAQLTDEDIYAGTRLACLEMIRSGTIAFADMYIHENKVAQAVDEAGIRAALSYGMIDFGDKEKADKELKEGSAFVKEWNGKADGRIDTMYGPHAPNTCSRDFLIRVKEQAVKDNVKIHIHVLETEAELNYMKENFGMCSIHFLKDIDFWGPDILAAHCVWLSDGDIKILAEYGVNISHNPNSNMKLASGICPVSKLLDNGANVCIGTDGCASNNNLDMFEEMRMAALLQKVSTMDPTVLPARKVLEMATINGAKALGIKSGMLKEGYNADMIIVDMNKAHLTPVYDVASHLVYAASGKDVETTIVNGKVLMEEGKVLSLDEQEVIDIAIQRSKDLILKINN
- a CDS encoding adenosylhomocysteinase, translating into MSDTEMIESGNMKIDWVLNHMPVLNIIREQFEKDKPLAGHRVGMALHVEAKTAALVETLAIGGAEVAIAGCNPLSTQDDVSLALHQKNNIQCFAKYDCCTEEYYEAIDKVLDFKPDITIDDGADLIFKLHTERTDLLPMILGGCEETTTGIHRLKSMERDGALKMPVIAVNDAMTKFLFDNRYGTGQSAWDGIMRTTNLLVAGKNVVIGGYGWCGKGAAMRASGLGANVIVTEIDPIRALEARMDGNQVMPMREAAKIGDIFLTTTGNKDILKREDFEVIKDGAILANAGHFNVEINLEDLKSMASSVKTVRNNIKEYTLKDRRVFVLADGRLVNLAAGDGHPAEVMDMSFANQALCVRYIAENKLANGVHPVPLELDIGVAEMKLKSMGISIDKLSEEQTAYMDGWECGT
- a CDS encoding DNA-directed RNA polymerase subunit H, which translates into the protein MRKFSLLDHQLIPKHEILSEDELKSVLKQYAIDKEQLPKIKVVDPVIQEVGAQVGEVVKITRNSQTAGEAFYYRLVIA
- a CDS encoding DNA-directed RNA polymerase subunit B'', producing MPRSFFTKDKIVQHHIDSYNKFLETGLQKIIDEQQIIETDLEDTYIKLGAIRVENPVVKEADGAIENLYPNEARLRNLSYSAPLYLQMSVVENDEEKEPQEAKIGQLPVMIKSNICNLTNLSEEEMVKYGEDPLDPGGYFIVNGTERVVMTLEDLAPNKILTELGERYGDSIEVSKVFSQRRGYRALVVVERGRKSLLEVSFPSISGRINFITLMRALGIETDEDLVKAVSTDPEIMKFMFENLEEAEVDNIEDAMEKIGSRVASGQARDYQIKRANYVIDRYLLPHLGNEPTDRASKASFLGRMAESCFELALGRRTSDDKDHYSNKRLKLTGDLMEDLFRVAFNRLSRDIKYQLERANMRNRELNVITLVRADVLTDRLQHPLATGNWVGGRTGVSQLLDRTDYISTLSHLRRVISPLSRAQPHFEARDLHPTQWGRLCPSETPEGPNCGLVKNFAQMVELSTGADEDKKIKGILYDLGVVKTVLNSSLKALPEYDAELDDYLDELEAKPIVDDDHKPEPIGYTNYSDSLDDMGGLLDE